ATTCGGATTTCAGACAAACTCGCACTATACCCCCGGTTTCCTGCAGTAATGAGCACATTCACGTAACGGGCATTTACCGTTCCGGGTAATATAATTTCGCCTGTCAGATCAGTAGAAGACGGGCCGAAATCATATTCTGCAATGGTAACAAAATTATCCCCCGCGTTCTCCTTGGCTTCAATCACAACAGTACGCGTATCGGTAACCATGGTTGTATGGTTGCGCCGTGATATAGCGATCTTTGAGATCTCATATACCTGTTGCATGTCTAGTTCCAGCGTATATGGGAATGGTCCGGTTTCCAGGCTATGCCACATGGTAGAAGTATTGCCGTCCAACACGTTTGTAGCAGGATAACTGGCCGAAAGCACCGAACTGGCTGTAATACTCCATCCTGTCCTGCTTAATTCGCGGTAAAAAACAGCAAAATCCATATTCGTGGCGTTGGTTGCTATTGTATCGATGGCGGATGTTTCCGGGACAAACAATGATACATAACTAAAGGCCCCTCCAGAAACATAGTCGTCAAGCACTAAAGTAGTCTGGTCGGCCTTGATAAAAACTTCTTTTTCCTGCCCGTTTTTATTGATATAGCTCATTTTTGTCCCTACGCATCCCTCTTCGAGCGACCATTGAAGGGTTATATTATTTTCCGCAGCTACCTGACTTGTTACCAGCCTATTATAGAGTCCTTTGCGATATATTTCCCCATACGATTCCACGGAAACAGTGTTGAATAAAGAGCAGTACCCGTCCCTGCTTTTATTGACCATTTCCATAATATATTTTCCTTCCGGCAGGGGAATAATTTGTATCATTGCTGTATCCGTACGGTTCACCGGTACCGTCAGGGAATCCTCCCGGTCGTTCCAGTAAATACAACATTCGGCTATCTTGGGGTCGGCATTCAACTTCCATATCAATTGTATCCGCTCAAATCCCCCGTTTGCCGCAACAATATCGGGATAGCCTATATATACTTCTTCTCCTTCGTCCAGATACTTCTGGTGAATATCATACATATCATCGCAGGATACAATAAGGCATGCCGAGATAAAAACAATTGTCGAATAAATTAAATATTTCATGGTATTCTTCTTTTAATAATAATTTTCCAGAATTTGACCCCAAAATGTCATTTCTGCGATCTGGGCAATAGTTCCGCCACTCCAGTTTTCCAGCATATGGATACGGATATACCTGACAGCCGGGGCTTCCAACAGTACTTCATGTTCATCCCCGCCTTTTATATATTCTTCATCTTCACTGGTATAATCAGTTCCAGGAAGTC
The sequence above is a segment of the Bacteroidales bacterium genome. Coding sequences within it:
- a CDS encoding discoidin domain-containing protein, which translates into the protein MKYLIYSTIVFISACLIVSCDDMYDIHQKYLDEGEEVYIGYPDIVAANGGFERIQLIWKLNADPKIAECCIYWNDREDSLTVPVNRTDTAMIQIIPLPEGKYIMEMVNKSRDGYCSLFNTVSVESYGEIYRKGLYNRLVTSQVAAENNITLQWSLEEGCVGTKMSYINKNGQEKEVFIKADQTTLVLDDYVSGGAFSYVSLFVPETSAIDTIATNATNMDFAVFYRELSRTGWSITASSVLSASYPATNVLDGNTSTMWHSLETGPFPYTLELDMQQVYEISKIAISRRNHTTMVTDTRTVVIEAKENAGDNFVTIAEYDFGPSSTDLTGEIILPGTVNARYVNVLITAGNRGYSASLSEIRIYELGN